One Natronomonas moolapensis 8.8.11 genomic region harbors:
- a CDS encoding LUD domain-containing protein codes for MSGKSRQSRAEHIRHIMETEGDAVATNTRGFNTGRYESVAKLEDYEELKDRAREIKEDAIERLPELIDEVTEAVEANGGTVYVAQDAADANRYIAEVCEGEDADRLAKSKSMTSEEIEVNEHLESEGVDVVETDLGEWVLQLAEEAPSHIVAPAIHKSREEIAKLFQERFDPEEELESAEELTMFARERLGELVREADVGMTGANFIAADSGTMALVTSEGNARKSVTVPDTQIAVAGVEKIVPQVEDLHPFIELIGRSGTGQDITSYISLFTPPINSPTVDFQDTDAVVEGTGDDREFHLVLIDNGRMAMREDEDLRETLYCIRCSACSNTCANFQSVGGHVFGGETYSGGIATGWEAGIHGLDTAAEFNDQCTGCSRCVEACPVGIDIPWINTVVRDRVNGKKDVDAEFLVDGLTPDAEESGPGLQKRLFGNFETLAKLGSSFAPLSNWVANSPPAARALEGIAGVDRRRPLPAFSRTTFVEWFESRDAVPPADPDRKVVLYPDLYTNYMDVGRGKAAVRALEALGVEVLVPQTPGSGRAPLSQGMIDTARSKAVAVAEKLGPYLEAGYDVVVIEPSDVAMFTGEYERLLPDGEFEPFAEHSYEILEYVYGLVANGADTEELRHADGDTTVAYHSHCQQRTMGLEEYSRTMLERCGYDVETNDVECCGMAGSFGYKSQFYEQSVDVGENLAGQIREADPDVVVASGTSCLDQIDDLLEERPRHVIELLAPA; via the coding sequence ATGAGCGGGAAATCGCGACAGTCGCGGGCCGAACACATCAGACACATCATGGAGACCGAGGGCGACGCGGTCGCGACGAACACCCGCGGGTTCAATACGGGCCGCTACGAGTCGGTCGCCAAACTCGAGGACTACGAGGAACTGAAGGATCGCGCACGGGAGATCAAGGAGGACGCCATCGAGCGGCTCCCGGAGCTGATCGACGAGGTCACTGAAGCCGTCGAGGCGAACGGCGGGACGGTGTACGTCGCCCAGGACGCGGCGGACGCGAACCGCTACATCGCCGAGGTCTGCGAGGGTGAGGACGCCGACCGGCTCGCCAAGAGCAAGTCGATGACGAGCGAGGAGATCGAGGTCAACGAGCACCTCGAAAGCGAGGGCGTCGACGTCGTCGAGACCGACCTCGGCGAGTGGGTGCTCCAACTGGCCGAGGAGGCCCCGAGCCACATCGTCGCGCCGGCGATCCACAAGTCCCGCGAGGAGATCGCCAAGCTGTTTCAGGAGCGCTTCGACCCCGAGGAGGAACTGGAGTCCGCCGAGGAGTTGACGATGTTCGCCCGCGAGCGACTGGGCGAACTCGTCCGGGAAGCTGACGTCGGGATGACCGGCGCGAACTTCATCGCTGCCGACTCCGGGACGATGGCGCTCGTCACCAGCGAGGGCAACGCTCGCAAGTCGGTGACGGTGCCGGACACACAGATCGCGGTCGCGGGCGTCGAGAAGATCGTTCCGCAGGTCGAGGACCTCCACCCCTTCATCGAGTTGATCGGTCGCTCGGGGACCGGCCAGGACATCACCAGCTATATTTCGCTGTTTACGCCGCCGATCAACTCTCCGACCGTCGACTTCCAGGACACCGACGCGGTCGTCGAGGGAACCGGCGACGACCGCGAGTTCCACCTCGTGTTGATCGACAACGGCCGGATGGCCATGCGGGAGGACGAGGACCTCCGGGAGACGCTGTACTGCATCCGGTGTTCGGCCTGTTCGAACACCTGTGCGAACTTCCAGTCTGTTGGAGGGCACGTCTTCGGCGGGGAGACGTATTCCGGCGGCATCGCGACTGGGTGGGAAGCCGGCATCCACGGCCTCGACACGGCCGCGGAGTTCAACGACCAGTGTACGGGCTGTTCGCGGTGCGTCGAGGCCTGCCCCGTCGGGATCGACATCCCCTGGATCAACACCGTCGTCCGGGACCGGGTCAACGGAAAAAAGGACGTCGACGCGGAGTTCCTCGTCGATGGGCTCACCCCCGACGCCGAGGAGAGCGGCCCCGGGCTACAAAAACGGCTGTTCGGGAACTTCGAGACGCTGGCGAAACTCGGCAGTTCGTTCGCGCCGCTGTCGAACTGGGTGGCGAACTCGCCGCCGGCCGCCCGCGCGCTCGAGGGGATCGCGGGCGTCGACCGGCGGCGGCCGCTGCCCGCCTTCAGCCGGACCACTTTCGTCGAGTGGTTCGAGAGCCGCGATGCCGTCCCGCCGGCCGACCCCGACCGGAAGGTCGTCCTCTATCCCGACCTCTACACGAACTACATGGACGTCGGGCGCGGCAAGGCCGCCGTCCGGGCGCTGGAGGCGCTCGGCGTCGAGGTGCTCGTCCCCCAGACGCCCGGGTCCGGCCGCGCGCCGCTTTCGCAGGGAATGATCGACACTGCCCGGAGCAAGGCCGTCGCAGTCGCCGAGAAGCTCGGCCCGTACCTCGAGGCCGGCTACGACGTCGTCGTCATCGAACCGAGCGACGTCGCGATGTTCACCGGGGAGTACGAACGGCTCCTCCCCGACGGCGAGTTCGAGCCCTTCGCGGAGCACAGCTACGAGATTCTCGAGTACGTCTACGGCCTCGTGGCGAACGGCGCGGACACCGAGGAACTCCGGCACGCCGACGGCGACACGACGGTCGCCTACCACAGCCACTGCCAACAGCGGACGATGGGCTTAGAGGAGTACAGCCGCACGATGCTGGAGCGCTGCGGGTACGACGTCGAGACGAACGACGTCGAGTGCTGCGGGATGGCCGGCTCGTTCGGCTACAAGAGCCAGTTCTACGAGCAGTCGGTCGACGTCGGCGAGAACCTCGCCGGGCAGATCCGCGAGGCCGACCCCGACGTCGTCGTCGCCAGCGGGACGTCCTGTCTCGACCAGATAGACGACCTCCTCGAGGAGCGACCCCGGCACGTGATCGAACTCCTCGCGCCGGCGTAG